In a single window of the Anabas testudineus chromosome 17, fAnaTes1.2, whole genome shotgun sequence genome:
- the clcn2a gene encoding chloride channel protein 2a isoform X2, translating into MYGRYTQELGVYAKEEAARLRDGGVRDGGGMRRNTSIRSRAADLLEYEKDPCAKCQLCASRCQKFLISRVGEDWIFLILLGLVMALVSWVMDYAIAFCQEAQKWMYGGLDSNMLLQYIAWVTYPVVLITFSAGFTQILAPQAVGSGIPEMKTILRGVVLKEYLTFKTFVAKVIGLTCALGSGMPLGKEGPFVHVASLCAALLSKFMAALFGGTFMEEAFEGSKNELRNTEMLSAACAVGVGCCFAAPIGGVLFSIEVTSTFFAVRNYWRGFFAATFSAFIFRVLAVWNQEEETITALFKTRFRLDCPFDLQELPAFAILGIACGFGGALFVYLNRLIVECMRKQKTINKFLLRNPSLPVRRLVYPALVTLLVSTLTFPPGFGQFMAGQLTQHESLVALFDNRTWCRQGVAEEFDYISHHHAWKHPQVNVFITLILFIIMKFWMSAVATTMPVPCGAFMPVFLIGAAFGRLVGEIMAAMFPDGIHAAGSVYPIVPGGYAVVGAAALSGAVTHTVSTAVIVFELTGQISHILPVMIAVILANAVAQALQPSLYDSIIRIKKLPYLPELGMGHHEKYNIRVEDIMVRDVRFITLNSSYRDLQEMLLTGQLKTLALVESRDTMILLGSIERLQLQSLLALQLSHQRRLEYLRLLAQDNGTQDHLPSLATDSTPSSPCTHTHVNALSNSNARQGVRFLISTEESSSFSPVVSNVQLPLKSALKTVSAISDTETPNSSQTLSCADQEKELLESPAGPAPPEERKAKPKRVRISMADSTEVEDCMTPSEIAEWEEQQLDEQVEFKNCKIDPAPFQLVEQTSLHKTHTIFSLLGLDHAYVTSMGRLVGVVSLKELRKAIEGSVTVTGVKVRPPLASFRDSGNSTNVSEVTELHKLCIRHRGLSLPREPNLPDVEDQPDLAYKEIPVNFSDQTSLQFETSPSDITNQSSELVLQESPSFTEDQSEFTFDCSPSHTEESELACDYDPPTRTPEPDETEQEQASPSLNKDQLEPEAEGSPAHAEDQ; encoded by the exons ATGTATGGGCGGTACACCCAGGAGCTGGGTGTGTATGCCAAGGAGGAAGCAGCCCGCCTACGGGATGGAGGAGTGCGGGATGGCGGAGGAATGCGCAGGAACACCAGCATTCGCAGCCGTGCTGCAGATCTGCTGGAGTATGAGAAAGACCCTTGTGCAAAGTGTCAAT TGTGTGCATCTCGCTGTCAGAAGTTCCTGATCTCCCGGGTGGGGGAAGACTGGATCTTCCTTATTCTGCTGGGCCTGGTCATGGCTCTGGTCAGCTGGGTCATGGACTACGCCATCGCGTTTTGCCAAGAAG cACAGAAGTGGATGTATGGTGGGCTGGACAGTAACATGCTTCTGCAGTACATCGCCTGGGTCACTTACCCCGTAGTGCTCATCACTTTCTCAGCAGGATTCACACAGATTCTGGCGCCTCAGGCTGTGG GTTCAGGTATTCCCGAGATGAAGACGATACTGAGGGGAGTGGTCCTGAAGGAGTACCTGACTTTTAAGACGTTTGTGGCTAAAGTCATCGGTCTGACCTGTGCCCTGGGGAGTGGCATGCCTCTAGGGAAGGAG ggACCCTTCGTTCATGTTGCCAGTCTGTGCGCCGCCCTCCTGAGCAAATTCATGGCTGCTCTTTTTGGTGGGACTTTCATG GAAGAGGCCTTTGAAGGGAGTAAG AATGAGTTAAGGAACACGGAGATGCTGTCGGCTGCCTGTGCGGTGGGTGTGggctgctgctttgctgctccTATTGGAG GCGTGTTGTTCAGCATCGAGGTCACGTCTACGTTTTTTGCGGTGAGGAATTACTGGAGGGGCTTCTTTGCTGCCACCTTCAGTGCCTTCATATTCCGAGTCCTGGCAGTGTGGAACCAAGAGGAAg aaaccatCACTGCTCTCTTTAAGACCCGTTTCCGCCTGGACTGCCCTTTTGACCTTCAGGAGCTGCCAGCGTTCGCCATCCTCGG gatTGCCTGTGGTTTTGGTGGCGCTCTGTTTGTCTACCTGAACCGACTGATCGTAGAGTGCATGAGGAAACAGAAGACCATTAACAAGTTCCTCCTGCGGAA CCCCTCTCTTCCTGTCAGGCGTCTGGTGTATCCTGCACTTGTCACCCTGCTGGTCTCCACGCTCACGTTCCCTCCGGGCTTTGGGCAGTTCATGGCTGGACAG CTGACGCAGCACGAGTCTCTGGTTGCGCTGTTCGACAACCGCACGTGGTGCCGTCAGGGCGTGGCCGAGGAGTTTGACTACATCAGCCACCACCATGCCTGGAAACACCCCCAGGTCAACGTCTTCATCACGCTCATCCTCTTCATAATCATGAAG TTCTGGATGTCCGCTGTGGCCACCACCATGCCTGTTCCATGTGGGGCCTTCATGCCAGTTTTCCTTATAG GTGCAGCGTTTGGCAGACTTGTCGGAGAGATCATGGCGGCCATGTTCCCTGATGGCATACATGCTGCCGGCAGTGTATATCCCATAGTTCCTGGTGGTTATGCTGTCGTTG GTGCTGCAGCGTTGTCTGGAGCGGTCACCCACACTGTGTCCACAGCTGTCATAGTGTTTGAGCTGACAGGTCAGATCTCACACATCCTGCCTGTGATGATCGCTGTGATCTTGGCTAATGCTGTGGCCCAGGCCCTCCAGCCGTCGCTGTACGACTCCATCATCCGCATCAAGAAACTTCCCTATCTGCCGGAGCTGGGCATGGGACATCACGA GAAGTACAACATCCGTGTGGAGGACATCATGGTCAGGGATGTTCGCTTCATCACTCTTAACTCTTCCTATCGGGACCTGCAGGAGATGCTGCTGACTGGCCAACTCAAAACACTGGCCCTGGTTGAATCGAGAG ACACCATGATCCTCCTGGGCTCCATAGAGCGACTGCAGCTCCAGTCTCTGCTCGCTCTTCAACTCAGCCACCAGCGGAGGCTGGAGTACCTGCGCCTGTTGGCCCAGGACAACGGCACCCAGGATCACCTGCCCAGTCTGGCCACTGACAGCACCCCGAGCTCACCCTGCACCCACACTCATGTCAATGCTTTGTCCAACTCCAACGCTCGCCAAGGGGTCCGCTTCCTG ATCTCGACAGAGGAGTCTTCCTCCTTCAGCCCGGTGGTTTCCAACGTTCAGCTTCCTCTGAAATCTGCCTTGAAAACTGTGTCTGCCATCAGCGACACAGAGACGCCAAATA GTTCTCAGACCCTCTCCTGTGCCGATCAAGAAaaggagctgctggag AGCCCGGCTGGGCCGGCTCCTCCTGAAGAAAGAAAGGCCAAGCCCAAACGAGTGAGGATCTCCATGGCG GACTCTACTGAAGTGGAAGATTGCATGACGCCATCTGAG ATAGCAGAGTGGGAGGAACAGCAGCTTGATGAACAGGTGGAGTTCAAGAACTGCAAGATTGATCCTGCGCCGTTTCAGCTGGTGGAGCAAACGTCTCTGCATAAG acTCACACCATCTTCTCTCTGCTGGGCCTGGATCACGCCTATGTGACCAGCATGGGACGACTGGTTGGAGTAGTGTCTCTTAAAGAg CTGCGCAAGGCCATCGAGGGCTCAGTGACAGTGACTGGAGTGAAAGTTCGCCCTCCGCTGGCCAGTTTCCGTGACAGTGGGAACAGCACGAATGTGTCTGAGGTAACAGAGCTACACAAGCTGTGCATCCGCCACAGGGGGCTGTCGTTGCCACGGGAACCCAACCTTCCTGACGTGGAGGACCAGCCAGATCTCGCGTACAAAGAGATCCCTGTCAACTTCTCAGACCAAACCAGTTTGCAGTTTGAAACCAGCCCCAGTGACATCACAAACCAGTCATCGGAGTTGGTGCTCCAGGAAAGCCCCTCGTTCACCGAGGATCAATCAGAGTTTACTTTTGACTGCAGCCCCTCCCACACTGAGGAGTCAGAGCTGGCCTGTGACTATGACCCCCCAACCCGCACCCCTGAGCCAGACGAAACGGAGCAGGAACAGGCCAGCCCATCTTTGAACAAGGACCAATTAGAACCTGAGGCAGAGGGCAGCCCCGCTCACGCCGAGGATCAATGA